The Flavobacterium praedii genome window below encodes:
- the mraY gene encoding phospho-N-acetylmuramoyl-pentapeptide-transferase has protein sequence MLYYLFQYLDKVMDVPGTGVFQYITFRSSLALMLSLLLSTIYGKRIIGFLSRQQVGETVRELGLAGQNEKAGTPTMGGIIIIFATLVPVLLFAKLHNIYIVLLIVTTLWMGTIGFIDDYIKIFKKDKQGLKGIFKVVGQVGLGLIVGSVLYFSPAVTVRTDTGKADIFRQSTEAVINPASLEEKSTATTIPFFKNNEFDYAELLAWTGEGYEKWAWLVFIPIVIFIITAVSNGANLTDGIDGLAAGTSAVSVFALAIFTFVSGNIIFSNYLNIMYIPNSGEMTVFIASFLGALIGFLWYNSYPASVFMGDTGSLTIGGIIAVLAIAVRKELLIPLLCGIFLVENFSVVLQVAYFKYTKKRFGEGRRIFLMSPLHHHYQKKGYHESKIVTRFWVVAIMLAILSIVTLKLR, from the coding sequence ATGCTATACTACTTATTTCAATATTTAGACAAAGTAATGGATGTGCCAGGAACAGGTGTTTTTCAATACATCACTTTTAGATCATCCTTAGCATTGATGTTGTCATTATTATTGTCTACTATTTATGGAAAACGCATTATTGGTTTTTTGAGTAGACAGCAAGTTGGTGAAACTGTACGTGAATTAGGATTAGCAGGTCAAAATGAAAAAGCGGGTACGCCAACCATGGGGGGTATAATTATCATTTTTGCTACTCTAGTACCTGTATTGCTTTTTGCAAAACTTCATAATATTTATATCGTTTTATTGATTGTAACCACCTTGTGGATGGGTACAATTGGTTTTATAGATGATTACATCAAAATTTTTAAGAAAGATAAACAAGGCCTTAAAGGTATTTTTAAAGTTGTTGGGCAAGTTGGTTTGGGCTTAATAGTTGGCTCCGTTTTGTATTTCAGTCCTGCTGTTACGGTTAGAACCGACACAGGGAAAGCAGATATTTTTAGACAATCTACAGAAGCTGTAATTAATCCTGCTTCTTTAGAAGAAAAATCAACAGCAACTACTATTCCTTTTTTCAAAAATAATGAGTTTGATTATGCAGAATTGCTGGCTTGGACTGGAGAAGGCTATGAAAAATGGGCTTGGCTAGTTTTTATACCAATTGTAATTTTTATTATTACTGCTGTTTCAAATGGAGCAAATTTAACGGATGGTATTGATGGATTAGCTGCAGGAACTTCTGCGGTTTCGGTTTTTGCATTAGCGATTTTTACTTTCGTCTCGGGGAATATTATTTTTTCTAATTATTTAAATATAATGTATATACCTAATTCTGGAGAGATGACTGTTTTTATTGCTTCATTTTTAGGTGCTTTGATTGGTTTTCTTTGGTACAACTCCTATCCGGCTTCGGTCTTTATGGGAGATACAGGGAGTTTAACAATAGGTGGAATCATTGCTGTTTTGGCTATAGCCGTTCGTAAAGAATTATTAATTCCGCTATTGTGTGGAATATTTTTAGTCGAAAATTTCTCTGTTGTCTTGCAAGTGGCCTATTTTAAATATACAAAAAAACGCTTTGGTGAAGGGCGAAGGATATTTTTAATGTCTCCTTTGCATCATCATTACCAAAAGAAAGGATATCATGAAAGTAAGATAGTTACCCGATTTTGGGTTGTTGCTATTATGCTAGCCATATTGTCAATTGTAACGCTGAAATTGAGATAA
- a CDS encoding UDP-N-acetylmuramoyl-L-alanyl-D-glutamate--2,6-diaminopimelate ligase, whose amino-acid sequence MSILKDILYKVAIESLNGSTEIAVNHLNFDSRKIENEDVFIAIRGTLSDGHDFIEKAIELGAKAVICETLPENLAIGVTYVCVKDTNAALAFMAANYFENPSQKLKLVGITGTNGKTTIASLLYQLFKKAGFKVGLLSTVKILVDDLEYKATHTTPDSITINHYLKEMVDAGVEYCFMEVSSHGIHQKRTEALHFRGGIFTNLSHDHLDYHPTFSEYRDVKKTFFDHLPSSAFALTNSDDKNGQVMLQNTSARKLTYALKTYADYKAQILENQLSGLLLKINGNEVWVKLIGTFNAYNLLAIYGTAVELGLDSLEVLRLMSELESVSGRFQYIVSKTNITAIVDYAHTPDALENVLNTINDVRTNNEQLITVVGCGGNRDTAKRPIMAGIASELSDKVILTSDNPRNEDPEIIIHEMEKGIQVQNIKKVLSITDRFQAIKTACQLAQSNDIILIAGKGHETYQEIKGVRHDFDDMKTVKEILEQLVK is encoded by the coding sequence ATGAGTATATTAAAAGACATATTATATAAAGTAGCAATAGAATCTTTAAATGGTTCTACCGAAATTGCAGTAAATCACTTGAATTTTGATTCTAGAAAAATTGAAAATGAGGATGTTTTTATTGCCATTAGAGGGACATTGTCTGATGGGCATGATTTTATAGAAAAAGCCATTGAATTAGGAGCAAAGGCTGTTATCTGTGAAACACTTCCAGAAAATTTGGCTATTGGAGTAACTTATGTTTGTGTGAAAGATACAAATGCTGCGCTAGCTTTTATGGCGGCCAATTATTTTGAAAATCCTTCTCAAAAATTAAAATTAGTTGGAATTACAGGTACAAATGGGAAAACAACTATAGCTTCTTTATTATATCAATTATTCAAAAAAGCGGGTTTTAAAGTAGGATTACTTTCTACAGTCAAAATTTTAGTTGACGATTTAGAATATAAAGCAACGCATACCACTCCAGATTCGATAACCATAAATCATTATCTAAAGGAAATGGTTGATGCAGGGGTTGAATATTGTTTTATGGAGGTAAGTTCACATGGGATTCATCAAAAACGTACCGAAGCTTTGCATTTTAGAGGAGGGATATTCACAAATTTATCTCATGATCATTTAGATTATCATCCTACTTTTTCGGAATACAGAGACGTTAAAAAAACCTTTTTTGATCATTTGCCAAGTAGTGCTTTTGCACTTACGAATAGTGATGATAAAAACGGACAAGTAATGCTACAAAATACTTCTGCAAGGAAGCTTACTTATGCATTGAAAACATATGCGGATTACAAAGCGCAAATTCTTGAAAATCAATTGTCCGGTTTGTTACTAAAAATAAACGGTAATGAAGTTTGGGTAAAGTTGATTGGTACTTTTAATGCTTATAACCTTTTGGCAATATATGGAACAGCCGTAGAACTTGGACTTGACAGTTTAGAAGTACTTCGATTGATGTCAGAATTAGAAAGTGTTTCTGGCCGATTTCAATATATTGTTTCCAAAACGAATATAACAGCTATTGTAGATTATGCACACACGCCAGATGCTCTCGAAAATGTTTTGAATACGATAAACGATGTGCGTACCAATAATGAACAATTAATTACAGTTGTAGGTTGTGGTGGGAATAGGGATACAGCTAAGCGTCCGATTATGGCAGGGATCGCTTCAGAGTTGAGTGATAAAGTGATTTTAACTTCTGATAATCCTAGAAATGAAGATCCTGAAATAATAATCCATGAAATGGAAAAAGGGATTCAGGTACAGAATATTAAAAAAGTTTTGTCGATTACCGATAGATTTCAAGCAATTAAAACGGCTTGTCAATTAGCACAATCCAATGATATTATATTGATTGCTGGTAAGGGACATGAAACTTATCAAGAAATCAAAGGAGTGCGTCATGATTTTGACGATATGAAAACTGTAAAGGAAATTTTAGAACAATTAGTAAAATAA
- a CDS encoding penicillin-binding protein, translated as MAVEDKYISYRTYLVAFFIFMMAMAIAVKLTNIQWVDGDHYRQLAKERTVKNFVIPANKGNIYSADGSLLATSIPNYTIRFDAVAPKTENFEKNIKLLSDSLGMLLKKSSSSIQNELRRARVHKNRYYLVAQGLSFTEYMKIKGYPLFNLGAYKGGIIIEQKTIREHPIGKIAERTIGYERKMPEGYSDGKGIEWAFSKYLNGKDGKILKQKIAKGQWKPIRDVNEVEPQDGYDVISTIDVYIQDIAHHALLKQLEEYEADHGCVVVMETKTGHIKAISNLGRATDGSYYETTNYAYAESHEPGSTFKLVDLMAILEDKVADTSSVYDSHGGIITYSGQKVKDSHEGGYGKISLARGFEVSSNTVMVQAVYNNYKNNPTKFVNHINSYGLNKKLGLAFRGEGVPFIPQPSDKNWSNISLPWMAFGYGVSVTPLQTLTYYNAVANNGVMVKPQLVSEIKAWNKTIKKYNTEVMNPRICSPETLRKVKAVLANVVKKGTGAKLYSKDFSMAGKTGTAAVNYAHNGGMDKYYASSFVGYFPADNPKYSCIVVVHKPNTSNNNYYGADVAGPVFKRIAQKIFTDTPSNNVIKKLDNPNPKQDNSYNAYFVKMQKKQNLIPNVKGMAGMDAVALLENLGVKVKVIGVGKVKRQSVQSGQSIVKNSSILLELS; from the coding sequence ATGGCAGTAGAAGATAAATATATATCCTATAGAACCTACTTGGTTGCCTTTTTCATTTTTATGATGGCGATGGCTATTGCAGTGAAGTTAACGAATATTCAATGGGTTGATGGGGATCATTATAGACAATTAGCAAAAGAAAGAACCGTTAAGAATTTTGTTATTCCTGCTAATAAGGGGAATATTTATTCTGCGGATGGCAGTCTTTTGGCTACTTCAATTCCCAATTATACTATTCGTTTTGATGCTGTAGCGCCTAAAACGGAAAATTTTGAGAAAAATATAAAATTATTGTCAGATTCATTGGGAATGTTGCTTAAAAAATCAAGTAGCTCAATTCAAAATGAATTGCGTAGAGCAAGAGTTCATAAAAACAGATATTATTTAGTAGCCCAAGGTTTAAGTTTTACAGAATATATGAAAATAAAAGGCTATCCATTATTTAATTTGGGTGCTTATAAAGGTGGAATTATAATTGAGCAAAAGACAATTAGAGAACATCCTATTGGTAAGATTGCAGAACGTACTATTGGTTACGAAAGAAAAATGCCTGAAGGGTATTCTGATGGAAAAGGAATCGAGTGGGCGTTTAGTAAATACCTTAACGGGAAAGATGGTAAAATATTAAAACAAAAAATTGCCAAAGGGCAGTGGAAACCTATTCGAGATGTAAATGAAGTGGAGCCTCAAGATGGTTATGATGTGATTTCAACTATAGACGTTTACATTCAGGATATTGCACATCATGCATTGTTGAAACAACTAGAAGAGTATGAGGCTGATCATGGTTGTGTTGTGGTTATGGAAACAAAAACAGGACATATTAAAGCAATTTCAAATTTAGGAAGAGCTACTGATGGTAGTTATTATGAAACTACCAATTATGCTTATGCTGAATCTCATGAACCAGGATCGACTTTTAAATTGGTTGACTTAATGGCAATACTTGAAGATAAAGTAGCTGATACAAGTAGTGTTTATGATAGTCACGGTGGGATAATTACGTATTCTGGTCAAAAGGTTAAAGACTCTCATGAAGGAGGATATGGAAAAATTTCATTGGCACGTGGTTTTGAAGTTTCATCTAATACAGTTATGGTTCAAGCAGTTTATAATAATTACAAAAATAATCCTACGAAGTTTGTAAATCACATTAATTCTTACGGTTTAAATAAAAAATTAGGATTGGCTTTTAGAGGGGAAGGAGTACCTTTTATTCCTCAACCAAGTGATAAAAATTGGTCTAATATTTCACTTCCATGGATGGCTTTTGGGTATGGAGTTTCGGTTACACCATTACAAACTTTAACGTATTATAATGCAGTTGCCAATAATGGAGTGATGGTTAAACCACAATTAGTGTCAGAAATAAAGGCATGGAATAAAACCATAAAAAAATACAATACGGAGGTAATGAACCCGAGAATTTGTTCGCCTGAAACGTTACGAAAAGTTAAGGCAGTTTTGGCGAATGTGGTAAAAAAAGGGACAGGGGCAAAATTGTATTCTAAAGATTTTTCTATGGCTGGTAAAACTGGGACTGCGGCAGTGAATTATGCTCATAATGGAGGAATGGATAAGTATTACGCGTCTTCATTTGTTGGCTATTTTCCTGCTGATAATCCTAAGTATTCCTGTATTGTGGTAGTTCATAAACCAAACACTTCTAATAATAACTATTATGGTGCAGATGTAGCAGGGCCAGTTTTTAAAAGAATTGCCCAAAAAATATTTACAGATACTCCGTCTAATAATGTGATAAAAAAATTAGATAATCCAAATCCAAAACAAGATAATAGTTACAACGCTTATTTTGTAAAAATGCAGAAAAAGCAAAACTTGATTCCAAATGTAAAAGGTATGGCGGGAATGGATGCTGTAGCATTGTTAGAAAATTTGGGTGTTAAAGTCAAAGTGATTGGCGTTGGAAAAGTTAAAAGACAATCCGTTCAATCAGGTCAGAGTATTGTAAAAAATTCATCAATTCTATTGGAATTATCATGA
- a CDS encoding FtsL-like putative cell division protein produces the protein MKGGIYNILKAQFLIDDNAVKNWRFIVFVILLAIIMIANTQRYEQKVFKIVELTNKVKELRSEFVDRRSELMKLKMESTVSAKMEGKQIFPSTVPPVKIEVAAPEEKNFLEKIWQ, from the coding sequence ATGAAGGGAGGAATTTATAACATATTAAAAGCACAGTTCCTTATAGATGATAATGCAGTCAAAAACTGGCGTTTTATTGTCTTTGTGATTTTACTTGCTATAATAATGATTGCCAATACACAACGTTACGAACAAAAAGTATTTAAGATTGTTGAATTGACTAATAAAGTAAAAGAATTACGTTCAGAATTTGTAGATAGACGTTCGGAGTTGATGAAACTAAAAATGGAATCCACAGTTTCGGCCAAAATGGAAGGAAAGCAAATTTTTCCATCCACAGTTCCCCCAGTTAAAATTGAAGTTGCAGCACCTGAAGAAAAAAATTTCTTAGAAAAAATATGGCAGTAG
- the rsmH gene encoding 16S rRNA (cytosine(1402)-N(4))-methyltransferase RsmH translates to MTTKMEYHNPVLLHASVDGLNIKPDGVYVDVTFGGGGHSKEILSRLGPNGKLFAFDQDEDALANAIPDERFTLINENFRFIKRFLRFYGVKEVDGILGDLGVSSHQFDVAERGFSTRFDADLDMRMSQKNDLNAYRVVNEYDEANLKRVFLDYGELKNAPALARTIVEAREHRLIKTTDELKEVLMKFLPERVRNKILAQIYQAIRIEVNQEMDVLKEFLEQSLEILKPEGRLSVISYHSLEDRLVKRFIKNGMFEGEPERDFYGNFSVPFKTIGKLIVPDNEEIKLNSRARSAKLRIAEKK, encoded by the coding sequence ATGACGACGAAAATGGAATATCATAATCCTGTATTGCTTCATGCTTCGGTAGATGGCTTGAATATAAAACCAGATGGAGTTTATGTGGATGTTACTTTTGGTGGTGGAGGTCACTCAAAAGAGATTTTGAGTAGGCTGGGGCCAAATGGTAAATTGTTTGCTTTTGATCAAGATGAAGATGCTTTGGCGAATGCTATACCTGATGAAAGATTTACATTAATTAACGAAAATTTTAGATTTATTAAAAGGTTTTTGCGTTTTTATGGTGTGAAAGAAGTGGATGGCATTTTAGGTGATTTGGGTGTTTCTTCGCATCAGTTTGATGTTGCTGAAAGAGGTTTTTCTACCCGTTTTGATGCTGATTTGGATATGCGAATGAGTCAGAAAAATGATTTGAATGCTTATCGGGTTGTCAATGAATACGATGAGGCAAATCTTAAACGTGTTTTTCTAGATTATGGTGAACTCAAAAATGCACCAGCTTTGGCAAGAACAATTGTAGAGGCTAGAGAACATCGGTTAATCAAAACTACAGACGAGCTAAAAGAGGTCTTGATGAAATTTTTACCCGAAAGAGTTCGTAATAAAATATTGGCTCAAATCTATCAAGCGATCCGTATTGAGGTGAATCAGGAAATGGATGTTTTAAAAGAATTTTTGGAACAATCACTTGAGATTTTGAAACCTGAAGGACGATTGAGTGTGATTTCGTACCATTCATTAGAAGATAGATTAGTGAAGAGATTCATAAAAAATGGAATGTTCGAAGGGGAGCCAGAGCGTGATTTTTATGGAAATTTCTCCGTTCCTTTTAAAACCATCGGAAAATTAATTGTTCCTGATAATGAAGAAATAAAATTGAATAGTAGAGCCCGAAGTGCTAAATTGAGAATTGCAGAAAAAAAATAA
- a CDS encoding division/cell wall cluster transcriptional repressor MraZ → MDTIIGTYECKVDAKGRVLLPAPLKKQLASSLQNGFVLKRSVFQPCLELYPMVEWDLMMKKINKLNRFVKKNNDFIRRFTAGVKVVEIDALGRLLVPKDLVVFASIFKDVVFSSAVNIVEIWDKDLYEKSIDGADVDFADLAEEVMGNLNDDENGIS, encoded by the coding sequence TTGGACACAATTATAGGGACATATGAGTGTAAAGTCGATGCAAAAGGACGGGTTTTATTACCTGCTCCCTTAAAAAAGCAATTGGCTTCCTCGCTTCAAAACGGTTTTGTTTTGAAGCGTTCTGTATTTCAGCCCTGTTTGGAATTGTATCCTATGGTTGAGTGGGATTTGATGATGAAAAAAATCAACAAACTTAATCGTTTCGTAAAAAAAAACAATGACTTTATTCGTCGTTTTACCGCTGGAGTCAAAGTGGTAGAAATTGATGCGCTGGGTAGATTGTTGGTTCCTAAAGATTTAGTGGTTTTTGCTAGTATTTTTAAAGATGTGGTTTTTTCTTCTGCAGTTAATATTGTAGAAATTTGGGATAAGGATTTGTATGAAAAATCAATTGACGGTGCAGATGTTGATTTTGCAGATTTGGCAGAGGAGGTAATGGGTAATTTAAATGACGACGAAAATGGAATATCATAA
- a CDS encoding alpha/beta fold hydrolase, giving the protein MEKYYKKEGKYGYYEAGEGIPIVILHGLMGGLSNFDAVANYFSNKGYRIIIPDLPIYTQNILKTNVKSFAVYVKNFITFKGLDRVILLGNSLGGHIALYHTKMFPEKVSGLVITGSSGLYESAMGDSYPKRGDYEYIKKKAEDVFYDPKIATPDLIDEVYATVNDRLKLIKTLTIAKSAIRHNMAKDLPKMHVQTCIIWGKNDKVTPPDVAEEFHKLLPNSTLYWIDKCGHAAMMEQPEEFNTHLEDWLTHTHLAEH; this is encoded by the coding sequence ATGGAAAAATACTATAAAAAAGAAGGCAAATACGGATATTACGAAGCAGGCGAAGGAATTCCGATTGTCATCTTACATGGTTTAATGGGGGGGCTTAGCAATTTTGACGCTGTGGCCAATTACTTTTCTAATAAAGGATACAGAATAATAATCCCCGATTTACCTATTTACACACAAAACATATTAAAAACAAACGTAAAGAGTTTTGCAGTCTATGTAAAAAACTTCATTACTTTCAAAGGATTAGACAGAGTTATACTTTTAGGAAATTCACTTGGTGGTCATATTGCTTTATACCATACCAAAATGTTTCCAGAAAAGGTTTCTGGACTAGTAATTACAGGTAGTTCTGGACTATACGAAAGTGCCATGGGAGATAGCTATCCAAAACGAGGTGACTATGAATACATCAAGAAAAAAGCCGAAGATGTATTTTACGACCCTAAAATTGCGACACCAGATCTTATTGACGAAGTATATGCCACAGTAAACGATCGATTGAAATTAATCAAAACCTTGACTATTGCAAAAAGTGCCATTCGTCACAATATGGCCAAAGATTTGCCAAAAATGCACGTGCAAACTTGTATTATTTGGGGAAAAAACGATAAAGTTACTCCGCCGGATGTTGCCGAAGAGTTTCACAAACTTTTACCCAATTCAACTTTATACTGGATTGACAAATGTGGTCATGCCGCGATGATGGAACAACCAGAAGAATTTAATACACATCTTGAAGACTGGTTGACTCACACTCACCTAGCCGAACACTAA
- the yihA gene encoding ribosome biogenesis GTP-binding protein YihA/YsxC has product MKINTAEFVISNSDVSKCPKDFLPEYAFIGRSNVGKSSLINMLTNHKKLAKTSGRPGKTQLINHFLINNNWFLVDLPGYGYAKVSKKTKSIFQEFITDYFETREQLVCAFVLIDIRLEAQTIDIEFMSYMGESEIPFCIIFTKADKISKVKIDSHIAAYKKQMFANNWAEMPHYFVTSATESTGKEELLSYIDEVNQEVNKNNSEF; this is encoded by the coding sequence ATGAAAATTAATACCGCCGAATTTGTAATAAGCAACTCAGATGTAAGCAAATGTCCAAAAGACTTCTTACCCGAATATGCTTTTATTGGTCGTTCCAATGTCGGGAAATCTTCATTGATAAACATGCTAACCAATCATAAAAAATTAGCAAAAACATCAGGAAGACCAGGAAAAACACAACTTATTAATCATTTTTTGATTAATAACAATTGGTTTTTGGTTGATTTACCGGGTTATGGCTATGCAAAAGTTTCAAAAAAAACAAAATCTATTTTTCAAGAATTCATAACTGATTATTTCGAAACAAGAGAACAATTAGTTTGTGCTTTTGTTTTGATAGACATTCGCCTAGAAGCACAAACTATCGATATTGAGTTTATGTCGTATATGGGAGAAAGTGAAATTCCGTTTTGCATTATTTTTACCAAGGCTGACAAAATCAGTAAAGTAAAAATCGATTCTCATATTGCAGCTTACAAAAAACAAATGTTTGCCAATAATTGGGCTGAAATGCCGCATTATTTTGTGACCTCAGCAACTGAATCCACTGGAAAAGAAGAATTATTAAGTTATATAGACGAAGTGAACCAAGAAGTAAACAAGAATAATTCTGAGTTTTAA
- a CDS encoding DUF4252 domain-containing protein: protein MKNLIVLSIVFVLFSCGTKTPYETFKKENKDEVAISFGVSAFVINTLIRDKEFREFTKQVSGIKKYQVLVSKSNPAFLKSNFDVFLKKNNFEEIVYTTKGNEKICIFSFEKGEQLKEVIVELENDSQVLLVKVQGNLKINDFQKLVAFNEGN, encoded by the coding sequence ATGAAGAATTTAATTGTACTATCGATAGTGTTTGTTTTGTTCTCCTGTGGAACCAAGACACCTTATGAAACATTCAAAAAAGAAAATAAAGATGAGGTTGCTATCTCTTTTGGCGTTTCGGCTTTTGTAATCAATACGCTCATTCGGGACAAGGAATTTAGAGAATTTACTAAACAGGTTTCAGGAATAAAAAAATATCAGGTTTTGGTTTCCAAATCCAATCCTGCGTTTTTAAAATCCAATTTTGATGTTTTTTTAAAGAAAAATAATTTTGAGGAAATAGTATATACCACAAAAGGAAATGAAAAAATCTGTATTTTTTCTTTTGAAAAAGGAGAACAGTTAAAAGAAGTTATAGTTGAACTTGAAAATGATTCTCAAGTTTTGCTTGTAAAGGTTCAAGGAAATTTAAAAATAAATGATTTTCAAAAATTAGTAGCTTTTAATGAAGGGAATTAG
- the gldC gene encoding gliding motility protein GldC, producing MTNNKTSEIKFLVELDENRVPEKLFWTAEDGGVALSETKAIMLNVWDSKAKESMRIDLWTKEMPVDEMKIFFHQTLVSMAETFKRATNDEKMSDTMLDFCDYFAEKLDLKQ from the coding sequence ATGACAAATAATAAAACCTCAGAAATAAAGTTTTTAGTTGAATTAGACGAAAACCGTGTTCCAGAAAAACTTTTTTGGACAGCAGAAGATGGTGGTGTCGCGCTTTCAGAAACAAAAGCAATTATGCTAAATGTTTGGGATAGCAAAGCCAAAGAAAGTATGCGTATCGATTTGTGGACTAAAGAAATGCCTGTTGATGAAATGAAAATTTTCTTCCATCAAACATTGGTTTCAATGGCAGAGACTTTTAAAAGAGCGACAAATGATGAAAAAATGTCGGATACGATGCTTGATTTTTGTGATTATTTTGCAGAAAAGCTGGATTTGAAACAATAG
- the gldB gene encoding gliding motility lipoprotein GldB — MKLFLLPLVISFVFCSCDQKSKIEKAIEEAPVEIKVERFDKQFFETSPNDLAKLKKQYPYFFNPQINDSVWLNKMNAPIWREVYTEVQKKYPTADGIQKNVEELVQHLKYYFPKTKTPKVITLISDMDCSNKAIYADSLVIISLELYLGKDHKFYTFPKYLKQNFEERQMMPDVVSSFSTGKIAPSVEKNLLSKMIYFGKQLYLKDILLPEYSDAEKMGYTPEQIVWCQENESYIWRYFIEKEMLFSDEQKLTSRFIDPAPFSKFYLEIDNDSPGQIGSWMGWQIVRSYMENNDVKIDELLKMDAKEIFEKSKYKPKK, encoded by the coding sequence ATGAAGTTATTTCTTTTGCCTTTGGTGATTTCTTTTGTTTTTTGTTCCTGTGATCAAAAAAGTAAAATCGAAAAAGCTATTGAAGAGGCTCCTGTTGAAATAAAAGTGGAACGTTTTGATAAGCAATTTTTCGAAACGTCTCCAAATGATTTGGCAAAATTAAAAAAACAATATCCTTATTTTTTTAATCCACAAATAAACGATTCAGTTTGGTTGAATAAGATGAATGCACCAATTTGGAGAGAAGTTTATACTGAGGTTCAAAAAAAATATCCAACAGCAGATGGAATTCAAAAAAATGTTGAAGAGTTAGTGCAACATTTAAAATACTATTTTCCAAAGACTAAAACACCAAAAGTGATCACATTGATCTCAGATATGGATTGTTCGAATAAAGCGATTTATGCTGATTCACTAGTTATAATTTCACTAGAATTGTATTTGGGTAAGGATCATAAGTTCTATACTTTTCCAAAGTATCTCAAACAAAATTTTGAAGAAAGACAAATGATGCCAGATGTTGTAAGTAGTTTTTCTACCGGTAAAATCGCTCCTTCAGTGGAAAAGAATTTGCTGTCTAAAATGATTTATTTTGGAAAACAACTCTATCTTAAAGATATTTTATTGCCAGAATACAGTGATGCGGAAAAAATGGGTTATACCCCTGAGCAAATAGTTTGGTGTCAGGAAAATGAGAGTTATATTTGGCGCTATTTTATTGAAAAGGAAATGCTGTTTAGCGATGAACAAAAGTTAACTTCTCGTTTTATTGATCCGGCTCCTTTTTCTAAATTTTACTTGGAAATTGATAATGATTCTCCAGGCCAAATTGGTTCTTGGATGGGTTGGCAAATAGTGCGTTCATATATGGAAAATAATGATGTAAAAATAGATGAATTACTAAAAATGGATGCCAAAGAAATTTTCGAAAAATCAAAATACAAACCCAAAAAATAA
- the nadE gene encoding NAD(+) synthase, translating to MIKKRTLQIEKVNTHIVEWLKSYAETAKVNGFVIGISGGVDSAVTSTLCAQTGLKVLCVEMPIHQALSHVTRGREHIEQLKKRFPNVSSVEADLTSVFEDFKKQVPETSDLHKSNLSLANTRSRLRMTTLYYFAGIYGLLVAGTGNKVEDFGVGFYTKYGDGGVDLSPIADLMKSEVYELGTYLKIPSSILTAAPTDGLFGDDRTDEDQIGASYDELEWAMHVTDSNTESNNLTEREKEVLKIYKKLNKNNQHKMNPIPVCTINC from the coding sequence ATGATTAAAAAAAGAACTCTTCAAATCGAAAAAGTAAATACTCATATTGTAGAATGGCTAAAAAGCTATGCTGAAACGGCAAAAGTTAATGGATTTGTTATTGGAATTTCAGGCGGAGTAGATTCTGCCGTAACCTCAACCCTCTGTGCACAAACAGGTTTGAAAGTATTGTGCGTTGAAATGCCAATTCATCAGGCACTTAGTCATGTTACTAGAGGTCGTGAGCACATTGAACAATTAAAAAAACGATTTCCAAATGTTAGCAGTGTTGAAGCAGACTTAACATCGGTTTTTGAAGATTTTAAAAAACAAGTTCCAGAAACAAGTGATTTACACAAGTCAAATTTGTCTCTAGCCAACACTCGTTCCCGACTAAGAATGACTACATTATATTATTTTGCTGGAATTTATGGACTATTGGTTGCTGGAACAGGAAACAAAGTAGAAGATTTTGGAGTGGGTTTTTATACCAAATATGGAGATGGTGGAGTAGATTTGAGTCCAATTGCAGATTTAATGAAATCGGAAGTATACGAACTAGGAACATATCTTAAAATTCCAAGTTCAATTTTAACAGCTGCCCCAACAGATGGATTATTTGGAGATGACCGAACTGATGAAGACCAAATTGGAGCAAGTTATGATGAATTAGAATGGGCGATGCATGTAACTGATTCAAATACAGAAAGTAATAATTTAACAGAACGAGAAAAAGAAGTTTTAAAAATCTACAAAAAACTCAATAAAAATAACCAACACAAAATGAATCCGATACCAGTTTGCACTATAAACTGTTAA